CTCTCTATACCAACCCCCTTCTCCCCCCCCTTAAAGGGGGGCAGGGGGGATTTTTACGCTATAACGCTATGAACCTGCCTACCGGCAGGCAAGCGCTATAACGCAATATGCTTTATCTGCTCCTTTGCCTTTTTCTTTGCCCATTCAGACGCCATGATGACGTCTTCAATCTTTTTGCATTTTAAAGTTTTGTGTTTTTTCATTGTCCCTGCAACTGTGTCATAAATTTTCGTAAAGGGTATTGTTTTGCTTAAGAATGCATCTACTGCTTCTTCATTGGCTGCATTAAGCACTGCAGGCATGGTTCCTCCGGTTTTAAGCGCATTGTATGCAAGCTGCAGGCATGGGAATCTCTTTCTGTCAGGTTTTTCAAAAGAGAGTTCCCCGACTTTTGCCATATTGAGAGAAGGAAGCACATTGTTCAGCCTCTCAGGATATGACAGGGCATGACATATCGGTCCTTTCATATCAGGAACCGACATCTGCGCCATGATGCTTCCATCAATAAATTCTACCATAGAATGGATTATGCTCTGAGGATGAAGAATAACGTCTATTTTATGAACCGGCAGGTTGAACAGATGATATGCCTCAATCACCTCAAGCCCCTTGTTCATAAGTGTTGCTGAGTCTATTGTAATTTTTTTCCCCATAAACCAGTTGGGGTGTTTTAATGCCTCCCGCGGAGTAACGGTCTTTAATTCTGAGATGTTTTTCCGGAGAAACGGCCCGCCGGAGGCAGTCAGTATTATGCGTTTTATTTCTTTATGGTTTCTGGCGTCAATGCACTGAAATACGGCGCTGTGCTCGCTGTCCACAGGGATTATCCTGACCCCTCTTTTTGATGCCTCTGCCATGATGATTTCACCCGCCATTACAAGGATTTCTTTTGTGGCAAGCGCTATATCCTTTCCTGCCTTTATGGCGGCAAACGTAGGCATAAGACCGGTTGAACCTGATATGGCGGAGACGACAGTATCAACGCGCCT
This sequence is a window from Nitrospirota bacterium. Protein-coding genes within it:
- a CDS encoding 1-deoxy-D-xylulose-5-phosphate reductoisomerase, translating into MRKKIISILGSTGSIGKNTLRVVSRYPERFKVAGLAAGSNIRALESQIRIFKPEVAAVSDEFAAEMLRKKNLPSKILSGVQGLMEVATLRRVDTVVSAISGSTGLMPTFAAIKAGKDIALATKEILVMAGEIIMAEASKRGVRIIPVDSEHSAVFQCIDARNHKEIKRIILTASGGPFLRKNISELKTVTPREALKHPNWFMGKKITIDSATLMNKGLEVIEAYHLFNLPVHKIDVILHPQSIIHSMVEFIDGSIMAQMSVPDMKGPICHALSYPERLNNVLPSLNMAKVGELSFEKPDRKRFPCLQLAYNALKTGGTMPAVLNAANEEAVDAFLSKTIPFTKIYDTVAGTMKKHKTLKCKKIEDVIMASEWAKKKAKEQIKHIAL